The following is a genomic window from Photobacterium sp. GJ3.
GCTACCTGCGCGAGCTGGAAGACCGCCGTCAGGTGATCCTCAAATCCATCACGGAGCAGGATAAACTCACACCGGCCCTGGAAGCCGAAATCTTATCCGCCGACAGCAAAACACGGCTGGAAGATCTGTACCTGCCGTACAAACCCAAGCGCCGCACCAAAGGTCAGATCGCGATTGAAGCCGGTCTGGAACCGCTCGCGGATCTGCTGTGGTCACAACCAGGCAACGATCCGGAAACCGCTGCCGCAAGCTATGTGTCTGCCGACAAAGGTGTGGCCGATACCAAAGCGGCACTGGATGGCGCGCGTGCGATTTTAATGGAACGTTTTGCCGAAGACGCCGCCCTGCTGGATAAAATCCGCCGCCACTTGCAATCCAATGCCGAGCTGACCGCGCGCGTGGTGGAAGGTAAAGCGCAGGAAGGCGCGAAGTTCAAAGACTACTTCGAGCACAATGAAAAACTGTCTCAGGTGCCGTCGCACCGGGCGCTGGCCATGTTCCGTGGCCGTAATGAAGGTGTGCTGCAACTGGCACTGAATGCGGATCCAAATCAGGAAGAAGGCGTTCGTGGCTCTTACTGTGAAGTCATGATTGCCGATCACTATGGCGTCAATCTGGGCAGCCAGCCAGCCGACAGCTGGCGCAAGCAGGTGATCAGCTGGGCCTGGCGTATCAAGATTCTGATGCACATGGAAACCGAGCTGATGGCCGCCCTGCGTGAGAAAGCCGAAGACGGCGCCATGCAGGTATTTGCCGATAACCTAAAAGATCTGCTGATGGCCGCCCCTGCCGGTCCGCGCATGACACTGGCGCTCGATCCGGGCCTGCGTACCGGGTGCAAAGTCGCTGTCGTTGACAGCACGGGTAAGCTGGTTGATACCGCCACCATTTATCCGCACCAGCCGCAGAAGCAGGTGGCTCAGTCGGCCGCGACGGTGCTGGCGCTGATCACCAAACACAATGTCGATCTGATTGCGATCGGGAACGGAACTGCTTCACGTGAAACCGACAGCTTTGTCGCCCAGCTTCTGAAAGACAACCATCTGAAGATTCAGAGCGTCATGGTCAGTGAAGCGGGCGCATCGGTGTATTCCGCATCTGAACTGGCGGCCAACGAATTCCCGAATCTGGATGTATCGCTGCGTGGCGCAGTTTCCATTGGCCGTCGCTTGCAGGATCCGCTGGCCGAGCTGGTGAAAATCGATCCGAAATCTATCGGTGTGGGCCAGTATCAGCACGATGTCAGCCAGAGTAATCTGGCGAAACGTCTGGATGCCGTGGTCGAGGACTGTGTGAACGCCGTTGGTGTGGATGTGAATACCGCCTCACCGGCACTGTTAACCCGCGTTGCAGGTCTGTCGGCCGCCATTGCCAGCAATATTGTGGCTTACCGTGACGAGCACGGCCGGTTTGAATCGCGCACCACACTGAAAAAAGTCTCCCGTCTGGGCCCCAAAGCTTTTGAGCAGTGTGCTGGTTTCCTTCGGATCATGCAGGGGAAAAACCCGCTGGATGCCTCTGCGGTTCACCCGGAATCATATGATGTCGTTAAAAGCATTGCCGCGAAAAACAACAAGCCGCTGGATGCTCTGATTGGCAACAGTGAATTCCTGCGCGGTCTGAAAGCATCCGACTACACCACCGAAGACGTTGGCCTGCCAACGGTGACCGACATTATTAGCGAGCTAGACAAACCGGGCCGCGATCCGCGTCCTGAATTCAAGACCGCAACGTTTGCCGAAGGCATTCATGAAGTGAAAGATCTGGTGCCGGGCATGGTGCTGGAAGGCGTGATCACCAATGTGACCAACTTCGGCGCCTTTGTTGATGTCGGTGTGCATCAGGATGGTCTGGTCCACATTTCTGCGCTGTCGGACAAGTTTGTTTCAGATCCGCGCGAAGTTGTGAAAGCTGGTGATGTGGTGAAAGTGAAAGTGATGGAAGTCGACTTGCAGCGTAAGCGCATTGGCATGTCGATGCGCCTGAGCGATGAACCGGGTCAGGAAGCCGAGCGCAAGCCGAAAGGTGGTGCCCGTCCAAACGACCAGCGTCGCACGCCCCGCCAGCCGCGCGAGAATCAGCCAGGTAACAGTGCTATGGGTGGCGCCTTTGCCGCGGCATTTGCCAAAGCGAAAAAGTAACACGATTTGCATTCAGGCAAGATGACAAAGGCGGGCACTCCCCGCCTTTTTCAGTTCTGTATGAAAGGCACCAATCCCTTCTGATCATCAATCGCCATTCTCAGCCACCAGAAAAATCATATTTGTATCCATCTTAATTTGGGAACAACCTATTCTATCTCTCGTTCTGGTGCCTTCTGATGAAGCGAAAACTCATCGCTCAAGTGCAACACGCTCTGACTCAGCCAAGTGTCATTCTTAATAAATTCGCGAGGCTACTTGAACACAAAACATGCCCTAAACCTTATCCATAGACAGGATCTTTAGCTCTAACCCCATATTTTAGATAGAAAAAAGGCTTCACTTATGATCTGATAATCGTCGCCAAACAAACAACCAGAATCAACCGTGAAGCCGATGACGATTATCTCTTTAAAAAAGCAACTGGTGCAATTCTTCGATGCCAGTTTTCTCGAAAAAACTGCAAGAAAGTGTGGTTTTACTCAGCGGGCCAGAGCAATTCAGCCTCAACAATTGGTACTCAGCCTTCTCGCGGCTTTGAGCAAGGGCAATTGCCACGCCATTGCCGACCTTCATCGCCAGTTCAACGGGATGTGTCTGAGTGAAAAGCAAAATGTGGCTTATAAGCCTTTTCATAACCAGTTGCGAAAAGATAGTTTTGCCGACTTTATGAAAGAGCTGGTCAAATTTGCAATAGTTCAGCTGTTCCAGAAGAGTTCGCGTTCAATGCCAGCAAATTTATCTCATTTCGACGATGTTATTCTGCAGGATGGCAGTTCTTTTCGAGTTCACGACGGACTTCGTGAGGTTTTTCCAAGCCGCTTCAAAAACTATCCTGCTGCGATTGAATGTCATATGACCATGTCGCTGTTTGACCAGTCACCAAAAACGATGACAGTAACGGCAGATACAGCATCTGAGCGGACGTACTTGCCCACACCTGGCAACCTAGAGAAAAAATTGCTTTTAGCCGATGCTGGCTATGTGGATTTTAGCTATTTCGAGCAACTTTCTCGTCATAACGGCCATTTTATCGTCCGTGGCGGTAAATCACTGAACCCAACAATTGTTAGTGCCCACAATGGCAATGGTCGGCGTTTACCAAGATTAATAGATATGAAACTCAAGGATATTAGCCGAAAAACTAACCGCTCCGAAGTTCTTGACCTGAGATGCAAGCGAGGAAAGTACGAGTTCCGGGTGGTGCGTCGATGGTTCGCTGAAGAAAAGCGTTTTTGTCTGTGGTTGACAAACTTGCCGACATCACAATTTTCAGCAGACGATATCATGGCGCTCTATCGGTGCCGATGGCAAATTGAGTTGCTATTCAAGGAGTTAAAGTCGCATACGAATTGGCGTCGTTTTGTAACGGCACAAAAAGCCATTGCTGAGGGGCTGATTTGGGCCAGTTTGCTAGCGCTGATTGTTCGGCGAAGTATTGCCATAACCAGCCTGCCGTCAGTATCTGTATTAAAAGCGGCAAAAAATGTTGATGTTTGGCTACTTCCAATATTGGAAAGCTTGATGCACCAAGCAAGGTCTGAAATATCAGGGCGACTGGAATGGGCTATGGTATATATATCAATGAATGCTCGCAAAGCAGCTCAGAGAAAATCCAAGAAAGACAGAACCTTAGATGGAATTTATGAAAAGCTTAATGCTTAAGGTCCTGTCTATGAAACCTTATCTATTTGCGTTTAGGCTTGTTCGATAGACCCGTCGCTGAATGAGCTTAGAACGGTGCTTTTTTGGATATACCTCCAGAGAAAGCTATTCAAATTTTTGTTCAGTGCTCTGTTCATACAATGTTGCTTTCGGTCAACAAGCAGTGGATAGAAGAAATCAGTATTGGCTTTACTCATACATCCAATTTTCATCACTCTTCAGAGGTAATTTCTGAAATTTCGTGACAGAAATCCAATAAAGCGAAATTGTTAATATCATCAATTTCATCGAACCTTACATATAAATCATGTTATTTAATAACCACTCAATAAAGATAATTTATTTAAGAACAAATATTCGTTAGTTTTATTTGCCAATTGAGACAGGAGCAATTATGAATACTCACTACTTTCAATTGGTTACTTCGATATTCAGTTTGTATTTGAATCTGACATATAACACAACAATTAAACCATAAGGGAATACTGTTCTGGTGGTTAGCATTCAATCTCAACCATCTGATCAATCACGGTAAAGTCAATAAAAACAGTCGTGGTTGAGGTTAAGGCGCACGCTATGAATTTGAAGTGTTCATTTTTGATGAAGTTGGAAATTTCTTCCAAAGATCATCCCCCGACTCCTTGCTGAAATAAATGAGTTCTTTGCTCAAAACTCAGCCAGCAGCACACAAGATAAGGCGTAATTTTTGTATATAAGAATCAGTGAACTCGAAGGTTTCTCAACCGTTCTACAGACCCGTTAATTTTATCCACGCCAAAAAATCAGAACATGACATCCAAAATGTATTGTCTGATCATAAACAACAAAAGCAATAGGCATACCATGTTCATGATTGATATCCAATGTCTGAGCAAGACATACCTCATAAAAAAAAGCGTCTCTCTATTCTCATCAGAGACGATTGAAATCACTGGAATCAGTGATGTTAACTTGCAAGTAAATCAAGGGGAGGTTATTGGTATCGTTGGAAATAACGGTGCAGGAAAATCCACCCTTCTTAAGTGCATTGCAGGTCTGATTCATCCGACCTGCGGAACAATAACCGTGATGGGATATAATCCTCATGAAAAGTCTAAGAATTTCCTCTCTGAAATATCGTTTATCTCTGGAAGACGGGATTCTCTGCTGTGGGACCTGCCTGTTATTGATTCTTTTAAGCTTCATTGCCATGTATACCATATCCACAAACCATTGATAAATACACGTATTGAGCAAGCCCTTGAAGCGTTTGATCTAAAGACGCTCATCCAGCGGCAAACGAAGACCCTTAGTCTTGGGGAGCGAATGCGAATCGAACTGGCTAAGGCCACTCTGCATGACCCTGAAATTTTTATCTTGGATGAACCAACACTTGGCTTAGATTTGAAGTCTCAAACGCGTTTACGAAATTATATCAAAAACCTTTCGAGTCAACGTAACCGTACCATTTTAATCTCATCTCATAATATGGATGATATCAAAAGCCTATCTTCCCGCATCGTCGAGATTGATGGTGGCCAACTCAAAGAATTACGCCGTGGTTTGGAAGAATACACTCAAAAGTACGTAAACATGAAGGAGGCATAAGGTGGCTCATTATTTCCCAATGATACTTCTTCACTGCAAGGAGATATTTTTCCTTAAGATTAACTATCTATCTTACTTGTCATATGGCTTGTTTCCTTTGCTGATGTTTGCTGCTTCATCCAGCATTTTCCCTGATATGCCCTCGATGAGTCTGTATTACTTATCAATTTTCATAACGTCTCAGTTAGTGAATGGATGGACATCCACGGTTGTTGCGACAGAAATAATGACGGGAAAAATTGGTAACCGCCTTTTGTATCCCGTGAATTACAGATTGCAGCACGCTCTATTTCGTGTGGCTTCAGTGATGACAGTCATCCCTGTCATTGCAGTGGTGATAATCCCACTTATATTGCTTGGGAAGATGCCTGAGTTTGCATCGGAGAACCTCCCTATATGGTTTTTATCAATAATTATATCTATTGTGATTCAATTTCAAATATCCATGATATTGGGATGGATAACGACTTGGAGTGAACGATCTCGCAACGTGACTATGCTTTGGTTTTCATTACTGCAGATCTTATCTGGAGTCATGTTCCCATTGAGTTATTTCCCTAAAGCGATATTAGAAGCGCTATTCTATACGCCTTTCCCTTATTTCTTTTATATTCCGACTGTCATATTGATTGAAGGCGATCACCATCTACTATTACCACAGCTGATTTGTCTTGGGGATGTATGATTTTGTCTCGGCTTGTGGAGCGAACCGCGAATAAGAAGATTATTTGTTATGGATTTTAAGATTATCATACTGTTGACTCGCATTAGACTGATGAGCATCAAAGACTATAAACTTGATTTTTGTTTTTCTTTACTATACGCAGTCATTGAAACTTGTGGGATTTTATTCTTAATCAGTTTTATCATGAATACCCAGACATTGACGACCCAAGTAAGCCATATTGACATTTTACTTTTCGTTGGGATATACCGGTTAACTCACGGGTTAGTCTTTTCATTATTTATGGATAGAGTTTTATCACTGGCGAACACCGTAAGATCAGGCGAGCTTGATTCTTTTTTAACCGTCCCCAGAAATGCAGAGTCTTATTACTTTTTAGGTGACCCAAATTCTCGTGGGCTACCGAGCCTCTTTATCGGACTGATACTGATCGCGTTATCACAATATGAAATGAACTTACTCACTTTTTCTCATATCATATTCTGTCAAATGATAGCGGTTTGGTTCATTTACAACATATTTGTCTCCATAGCTGCACTTCTAGCAAATGTCATCAATTCAGGTCCACTGAACGCTATTTTCACCAATTACTTTAGCATGGTGCAGATAAGCTACATGGGGATAACAGGAAACAGTATTACAGCATTGCTCTTCCTCCCGTTCACCTTAGTGTGCTGGTTTCCCTATCAACTCATCACAACAGGTAACCTATCTGTTTATAGTTACCTGTTGATGATGCTTGTCACATCTATCTTTTTACGGAAGTGGACATGGCATCATCTACTGAAGCATTACAATAGTGCAAATGCATAAGGTCATCGCATGAATTTTAAAATTCACTTTGAAAAACGCAGGCAATCAAACAATCTTCAGCATTTCGGTGGGCGGGTTCGGGACGGTGGACTGGGCATATTTATAGCGGATCACACTGCGAATTCGTTCCATATTGCTGATTTGTGCCAGCTCTTCCAGTAATGCTCGGGGTAAACGGATGTGCATGCTATAGCCAAGTTCACTGACATCCTTCATGTAACTGTCGGCAGACAACGCCAGCACCAGCTGTTCAAAATCCTGCTGATAGCCGTAACCACGCGACACCGGCTGATCAAGAGACTCGTAGCCCGGATGTTCACTGGGATCCCAGCCCGGACGTTTCATCTGCTTTTCATCACCTTTCAGGGATGGTTCGCTGCCCGATTCCAGGCTGGCACTGGCCGGACGAACTTTGCTGCGCACTTTATTATCACGGGCAGCCTGCTCGGTCATCGGATTCACCGAGGGTGCCAGTGTTGGCATACTGACATTCAAGGGCGACACGATCATGTTGAGACGACTCCTTCAGGCAACCAGCGCGACCCTGACACATCCGTGGTATTGTCGAGCGACGTATTGATAATTCTAAAGATGGCAGAATTCAGCTGCCTGTACTCAGAGCTTATCGGCCAGAGGACTTTTAACTTTAATCTTTATACCAGAGTGGTCGCTGGCGCTGGAATCCTTCCCTCCGCCATAAAGGCTTTCAGCGTATGCAGAAAGTCCTCCGGATGAGAAATAAAGGGCGCATGAGACGCCTTGGTGAAGACCATTTTATGAGAATCCGGCGCCAGCTGATCCATGTCTGCAGCCACTTTGGCGGGCACCAGCCCATCCAGTCGGCCATACATCCGCAGCCAGGGCTGGCGAATCCTGCTCAGTGCCTCACGCAGATCAACGTCCGCCAGCATCTCCAACCCTGCAGTTAGTGCAGACGGTGTCGGCTGGGGTCGTGACAGAACGGCCTGTTTGAGCAGCTTGATATCCTGCCTTGCCGTTGGGCTGCCCATGGCCTGGAGCGCCATGAAACGCTCCACCGTTAAAGCAAAGTCGTCACGCAGCTGTTGCTGGAAATCACGCAGCACTTGTGGCTGAATGCCACGCCAGCGGCCATTGGCAGCAAAACAGGGAGAGCTCGCCACCGTGATGAGTTTACTGATGCGATCCGGGGCCAGCAGTGACGCTTGTTTGGCAACCAGCCCGCCCAGAGACCAGCCAAGCCAGACGGCCTGCGCCGGTGCGTCAGCCAGAATGGCCTGTGCCATGGCAGATACTGAGTCCGCTGCCACATCAGCACTGTGGCCATAACCCGGCATATCGACCACATGAACCCGGTACAGCGCACTGAGCTGTGGGATCAGGTGCTGCCAGACCGCGCCATTCATGCCCCAGCCATGAATGAGAACCAGATCGGAACCCTGCCCCGACTCCGGGCCAAATGTTTGCCAGTAAACCGACGCCGCCATGTACACTTCCTTCACCTGAGAAAACCGGATGGCAAGGATGTTATCCCCTGTGACGCGAAGATCAATCTTTCGTTGGCCAAATCCGCAATGCGGACTCTGCCGCTTACCACTGCG
Proteins encoded in this region:
- the bioH gene encoding pimeloyl-ACP methyl ester esterase BioH; protein product: MAASVYWQTFGPESGQGSDLVLIHGWGMNGAVWQHLIPQLSALYRVHVVDMPGYGHSADVAADSVSAMAQAILADAPAQAVWLGWSLGGLVAKQASLLAPDRISKLITVASSPCFAANGRWRGIQPQVLRDFQQQLRDDFALTVERFMALQAMGSPTARQDIKLLKQAVLSRPQPTPSALTAGLEMLADVDLREALSRIRQPWLRMYGRLDGLVPAKVAADMDQLAPDSHKMVFTKASHAPFISHPEDFLHTLKAFMAEGRIPAPATTLV
- a CDS encoding Tex family protein encodes the protein MTASIHHLIASELNVKTQQVAAAVALLDDGNTVPFIARYRKEVTDGLDDTQLRNLESRLGYLRELEDRRQVILKSITEQDKLTPALEAEILSADSKTRLEDLYLPYKPKRRTKGQIAIEAGLEPLADLLWSQPGNDPETAAASYVSADKGVADTKAALDGARAILMERFAEDAALLDKIRRHLQSNAELTARVVEGKAQEGAKFKDYFEHNEKLSQVPSHRALAMFRGRNEGVLQLALNADPNQEEGVRGSYCEVMIADHYGVNLGSQPADSWRKQVISWAWRIKILMHMETELMAALREKAEDGAMQVFADNLKDLLMAAPAGPRMTLALDPGLRTGCKVAVVDSTGKLVDTATIYPHQPQKQVAQSAATVLALITKHNVDLIAIGNGTASRETDSFVAQLLKDNHLKIQSVMVSEAGASVYSASELAANEFPNLDVSLRGAVSIGRRLQDPLAELVKIDPKSIGVGQYQHDVSQSNLAKRLDAVVEDCVNAVGVDVNTASPALLTRVAGLSAAIASNIVAYRDEHGRFESRTTLKKVSRLGPKAFEQCAGFLRIMQGKNPLDASAVHPESYDVVKSIAAKNNKPLDALIGNSEFLRGLKASDYTTEDVGLPTVTDIISELDKPGRDPRPEFKTATFAEGIHEVKDLVPGMVLEGVITNVTNFGAFVDVGVHQDGLVHISALSDKFVSDPREVVKAGDVVKVKVMEVDLQRKRIGMSMRLSDEPGQEAERKPKGGARPNDQRRTPRQPRENQPGNSAMGGAFAAAFAKAKK
- a CDS encoding ABC-2 family transporter protein; this translates as MAHYFPMILLHCKEIFFLKINYLSYLSYGLFPLLMFAASSSIFPDMPSMSLYYLSIFITSQLVNGWTSTVVATEIMTGKIGNRLLYPVNYRLQHALFRVASVMTVIPVIAVVIIPLILLGKMPEFASENLPIWFLSIIISIVIQFQISMILGWITTWSERSRNVTMLWFSLLQILSGVMFPLSYFPKAILEALFYTPFPYFFYIPTVILIEGDHHLLLPQLICLGDV
- a CDS encoding ATP-binding cassette domain-containing protein, with translation MFMIDIQCLSKTYLIKKSVSLFSSETIEITGISDVNLQVNQGEVIGIVGNNGAGKSTLLKCIAGLIHPTCGTITVMGYNPHEKSKNFLSEISFISGRRDSLLWDLPVIDSFKLHCHVYHIHKPLINTRIEQALEAFDLKTLIQRQTKTLSLGERMRIELAKATLHDPEIFILDEPTLGLDLKSQTRLRNYIKNLSSQRNRTILISSHNMDDIKSLSSRIVEIDGGQLKELRRGLEEYTQKYVNMKEA
- a CDS encoding ATP-dependent Lon protease — encoded protein: MIVSPLNVSMPTLAPSVNPMTEQAARDNKVRSKVRPASASLESGSEPSLKGDEKQMKRPGWDPSEHPGYESLDQPVSRGYGYQQDFEQLVLALSADSYMKDVSELGYSMHIRLPRALLEELAQISNMERIRSVIRYKYAQSTVPNPPTEMLKIV
- a CDS encoding ABC-2 family transporter protein — encoded protein: MSIKDYKLDFCFSLLYAVIETCGILFLISFIMNTQTLTTQVSHIDILLFVGIYRLTHGLVFSLFMDRVLSLANTVRSGELDSFLTVPRNAESYYFLGDPNSRGLPSLFIGLILIALSQYEMNLLTFSHIIFCQMIAVWFIYNIFVSIAALLANVINSGPLNAIFTNYFSMVQISYMGITGNSITALLFLPFTLVCWFPYQLITTGNLSVYSYLLMMLVTSIFLRKWTWHHLLKHYNSANA
- a CDS encoding IS4 family transposase, whose protein sequence is MTIISLKKQLVQFFDASFLEKTARKCGFTQRARAIQPQQLVLSLLAALSKGNCHAIADLHRQFNGMCLSEKQNVAYKPFHNQLRKDSFADFMKELVKFAIVQLFQKSSRSMPANLSHFDDVILQDGSSFRVHDGLREVFPSRFKNYPAAIECHMTMSLFDQSPKTMTVTADTASERTYLPTPGNLEKKLLLADAGYVDFSYFEQLSRHNGHFIVRGGKSLNPTIVSAHNGNGRRLPRLIDMKLKDISRKTNRSEVLDLRCKRGKYEFRVVRRWFAEEKRFCLWLTNLPTSQFSADDIMALYRCRWQIELLFKELKSHTNWRRFVTAQKAIAEGLIWASLLALIVRRSIAITSLPSVSVLKAAKNVDVWLLPILESLMHQARSEISGRLEWAMVYISMNARKAAQRKSKKDRTLDGIYEKLNA